The Nocardioides humi genome includes a region encoding these proteins:
- a CDS encoding P-II family nitrogen regulator encodes MKLVTAVIKPHKWEDVREALEAFGVTGMTVSEVSGYGRQKGHTEVYRGAEYDIALVPKIRIEIVVDDADATDIVGIITKTAHTGRIGDGKVWVSPIESVVRVRTGDTDAAAL; translated from the coding sequence ATGAAGCTGGTCACCGCGGTCATCAAGCCGCACAAGTGGGAGGACGTCCGGGAGGCGCTGGAGGCGTTCGGCGTCACCGGGATGACGGTCAGCGAGGTCAGCGGCTACGGCCGGCAGAAGGGCCACACCGAGGTCTACCGCGGCGCGGAGTACGACATCGCGCTGGTGCCCAAGATCCGGATCGAGATCGTCGTCGACGACGCCGACGCGACCGACATCGTCGGGATCATCACCAAGACCGCCCACACCGGCCGGATCGGCGACGGCAAGGTCTGGGTGAGCCCCATCGAGTCCGTCGTCCGCGTGCGGACCGGCGACACGGACGCGGCCGCTCTCTGA
- a CDS encoding acyl-CoA thioesterase, with protein sequence MSKERPARSAYVAWRTATTRWSDDDVYGHLNNARYFDLIDTAVNAHLHDATGTDIRRLPAIGVVAEVSCRYFAEMGYPRPIDLGLAVERLGTSSVVYRVGLFQGDPEGEGALACAEGRFVHVYVDDTDPARPVTPVPALVRSAVEPLVVEPGR encoded by the coding sequence TTGAGCAAGGAGCGCCCCGCCCGGTCGGCGTACGTCGCCTGGCGCACGGCCACCACGCGCTGGTCCGACGACGACGTCTACGGCCACCTCAACAACGCCCGCTACTTCGACCTGATCGACACCGCCGTCAACGCCCACCTGCACGACGCCACCGGCACCGACATCCGCCGCCTGCCCGCGATCGGGGTGGTCGCGGAGGTGTCGTGCCGCTACTTCGCCGAGATGGGCTACCCGCGGCCGATCGACCTCGGGCTCGCGGTCGAGCGGCTCGGCACCTCCTCCGTCGTCTACCGGGTCGGCCTCTTCCAGGGCGACCCGGAGGGCGAGGGGGCGCTGGCGTGCGCGGAGGGCCGCTTCGTCCACGTGTACGTCGACGACACCGATCCCGCGCGTCCGGTCACGCCCGTTCCCGCGCTCGTCCGCTCGGCCGTCGAGCCGCTGGTGGTGGAGCCGGGTCGCTGA
- the ftsY gene encoding signal recognition particle-docking protein FtsY translates to MQEWLYLVIGLAVLAVLAVAGFVTTRVRRPGHAPEQPPADVTGVTDVITPAPSDTVEAPATPTTPVPPTAEVEVEEPAAPELERPEKPASRLVRLRQRLAGSNALGRGLLGLLSREQLDEDTWEAIEDLLLGADIGVAPTQELVERLRTRLRVEGGQAPDARAVLREELIALVDQDLDRALRVSGEGDAPGVVLVVGVNGTGKTTTVGKLARILVADDRTALLAAADTFRAAATEQLATWGERVGVEVVRGPEGGDPASVAFDAVKEGVDRGVDTVVVDTAGRLQNKQGLMDELGKVKRVIEKQAPVTEVLLVLDATTGQNGLIQAKVFSEVVDVTGIVLTKLDGSAKGGIVVAVQRQLGVPVKLVGLGEGPDDLAPFDPAAFVDALLG, encoded by the coding sequence ATGCAGGAGTGGCTCTACCTCGTCATCGGCCTCGCCGTCCTCGCGGTGCTGGCGGTCGCCGGCTTCGTCACCACGCGGGTACGACGCCCCGGCCACGCGCCCGAGCAGCCCCCCGCCGACGTCACCGGCGTCACCGATGTCATCACGCCGGCGCCGAGCGACACCGTCGAGGCGCCCGCGACCCCGACGACCCCTGTGCCACCGACCGCCGAGGTCGAGGTCGAGGAGCCGGCCGCCCCGGAGCTGGAGCGACCCGAGAAGCCCGCGTCGCGGCTGGTGCGGCTGCGGCAGCGGCTGGCGGGGTCCAACGCGCTGGGCCGGGGACTGCTCGGCCTGCTCAGCCGCGAGCAGCTGGACGAGGACACCTGGGAGGCGATCGAGGACCTGCTGCTCGGCGCCGACATCGGGGTCGCGCCGACGCAGGAGCTCGTCGAGCGGCTGCGCACCCGGCTGCGCGTCGAGGGCGGGCAGGCGCCGGACGCCCGCGCCGTGCTCCGCGAGGAGCTCATCGCCCTGGTCGACCAGGACCTGGACCGCGCGCTGAGGGTGAGCGGCGAGGGCGACGCCCCGGGCGTGGTCCTGGTCGTCGGCGTCAACGGCACCGGCAAGACCACGACCGTCGGGAAGCTGGCCCGGATCCTGGTCGCCGACGACCGTACGGCGCTGCTGGCGGCGGCCGACACCTTCCGGGCGGCCGCGACCGAGCAGCTCGCGACCTGGGGCGAGCGGGTCGGCGTCGAGGTCGTCCGCGGTCCCGAGGGCGGCGACCCGGCGAGCGTGGCGTTCGACGCGGTCAAGGAGGGCGTGGACCGCGGCGTGGACACCGTCGTGGTCGACACCGCCGGCCGGCTGCAGAACAAGCAGGGCCTGATGGACGAGCTCGGCAAGGTCAAGCGGGTCATCGAGAAGCAGGCGCCCGTCACCGAGGTGCTGCTGGTCCTGGACGCCACCACCGGCCAGAACGGCCTGATCCAGGCCAAGGTGTTCTCCGAGGTCGTCGACGTCACCGGCATCGTGCTCACCAAGCTCGACGGCTCGGCGAAGGGCGGGATCGTGGTCGCGGTGCAGCGGCAGCTCGGCGTACCCGTCAAGCTGGTCGGCCTCGGCGAGGGCCCCGACGACCTCGCGCCGTTCGACCCGGCGGCCTTCGTCGACGCGCTCCTGGGCTGA
- the smc gene encoding chromosome segregation protein SMC, translated as MYLKSLTLKGFKSFASATTLQLEPGITCIVGPNGSGKSNVVDALAWVMGEASAKSLRGGKMDDVIFAGTSGRPPLGRAEVVLTIDNSDGALPIEYSEVTISRTMFRTGGSEYAINGTSCRLLDVQELLSDSGIGREMHVIVGQGQLDTILHATPEDRRGFIEEAAGVLKHRKRKEKALRKLDSTEGNLTRLQDLLTEIRRQLKPLGRQAEVARRAATVQADVRDARARLLADDLVTARTSLEQELADESVLLARRAEVESGIASAREQEATLEAALREDLPALSAAQETLSSLTALRERFRGTQSLAAERVRNAAGAEADDDQAGVGRDPDEIEAEAARLAAQEAEISGQVTEQQAALEQAVAARRSAEEAAADEERRVAGLLRAAADRREGLARLHGQVNTLRSRANAAQEEIGRLEAARADALTRAERSQRDFTALETRVAGLDAGEEGLDAEHEAAVAALDDLDERLTKVREEAQQADRDKAGLSARKEALELGLARKDGAGALLAASDTISGLLGSVAALVAVRGGYEGAVAAALGAAADAVAVTDADTAVAAIDHLKADDLGRAGLLLGGGSAETTASWPALPPGTSYAVDVVECPATVRPALNRLLRKVAVVDDLDAARSLVAGLADVVAVTRDGDLLGAHFASGGSHATQSLIEIQAAVDEATEALAEAVASAERLGFDLSRLESERAEAQQRVDVALARLHESDATLAAVAEELGQHGSLARAARAEAERMTEAIAQAETSREQALVGLAELEQRLAAAEQDTEEEPDTTEQERLVEVTRAARQSEMEARLALRTSEERARALHGRVDQMRKAAEAERQARARAAERRARLIAEGRAGQAVATAVTHVLTRLETSIEEATQRRQSVEDSRRGREQELMTVRQTLRDLDREHQELVSSVHRDEMARAQQRMRIEQIETKALEELGLEPDGLVADYGPDQPVPVLEPPAEGETPAPGETPAGSAEQDADDAAGEPAPRTVPYVREEQVKRLKTAEKALSMLGRVNPLALEEFTAMEERHQFLSEQLEDLRATRKDLLDIVKDVDDKVEQVFTEAYADVTRAFDQTFARLFPGGEGRLVLTDPSDMLATGVEVEARPPGKKVKRLSLLSGGERSLVAVAFLVALFKARPSPFYILDEVEAALDDTNLGRLLEIYEELRENSQLLVITHQKRTMEVGDALYGVTMRGDGVSAVISQRLREESA; from the coding sequence GTGTACCTGAAGAGCCTGACCCTCAAGGGGTTCAAGTCCTTCGCCTCCGCGACCACCCTCCAGCTGGAGCCCGGCATCACCTGCATCGTCGGCCCCAACGGCTCGGGCAAGTCCAATGTCGTCGACGCGCTCGCCTGGGTGATGGGCGAGGCCAGCGCGAAGAGCCTGCGCGGCGGCAAGATGGACGACGTCATCTTCGCCGGCACGTCCGGCCGCCCGCCGCTGGGCCGCGCCGAGGTCGTGCTCACCATCGACAACTCCGACGGCGCGCTGCCGATCGAGTACTCCGAGGTGACCATCAGTCGCACCATGTTCCGCACCGGCGGCTCGGAGTACGCCATCAACGGCACCTCCTGCCGGCTGCTCGACGTCCAGGAGCTGCTCAGCGACTCCGGCATCGGGCGTGAGATGCACGTCATCGTCGGCCAGGGCCAGCTCGACACGATCCTGCACGCGACCCCCGAGGACCGGCGCGGGTTCATCGAGGAGGCGGCCGGCGTCCTCAAGCACCGCAAGCGCAAGGAGAAGGCGCTCCGCAAGCTCGACTCCACCGAGGGCAACCTGACCCGGCTGCAGGACCTGCTGACCGAGATCCGGCGCCAGCTCAAGCCGCTGGGGCGGCAGGCGGAGGTGGCGCGCCGGGCGGCCACGGTCCAGGCCGACGTACGCGATGCCCGGGCGCGGCTGCTGGCCGACGACCTGGTGACGGCGCGCACGTCGCTCGAGCAGGAGCTCGCCGACGAGAGCGTGCTGCTCGCCCGCCGCGCGGAGGTCGAGAGCGGGATCGCGTCCGCGCGGGAGCAGGAGGCGACCCTCGAGGCGGCGCTGCGCGAGGACCTGCCGGCGCTCTCGGCGGCGCAGGAGACGCTGTCGTCGCTGACCGCGCTGCGCGAGCGCTTCCGCGGCACCCAGAGCCTGGCGGCGGAGCGGGTCCGCAACGCCGCGGGCGCGGAGGCCGACGACGACCAGGCCGGCGTCGGCCGCGATCCCGACGAGATCGAGGCCGAGGCGGCGCGGCTGGCCGCCCAGGAGGCCGAGATCAGCGGCCAGGTCACCGAGCAGCAGGCCGCTCTCGAGCAGGCCGTCGCCGCCCGCCGCTCCGCCGAGGAGGCCGCGGCCGACGAGGAGCGCCGGGTCGCCGGGCTGCTCCGCGCCGCGGCCGACCGTCGCGAGGGGCTGGCGCGGCTGCACGGCCAGGTCAACACGCTGCGGTCGCGCGCCAACGCCGCGCAGGAGGAGATCGGCCGGCTCGAGGCCGCCCGCGCCGACGCGCTCACCCGCGCCGAGCGGTCGCAGCGCGACTTCACCGCGCTGGAGACCCGGGTCGCGGGCCTCGACGCCGGCGAGGAGGGCCTCGACGCCGAGCACGAGGCCGCGGTCGCGGCCCTCGACGACCTCGACGAGCGGCTCACCAAGGTCCGCGAGGAGGCCCAGCAGGCCGACCGCGACAAGGCGGGCCTGAGCGCCCGCAAGGAGGCCCTCGAGCTCGGCCTGGCTCGCAAGGACGGCGCCGGCGCCCTGCTCGCCGCCTCCGACACGATCTCGGGGCTGCTCGGCTCCGTCGCCGCGCTGGTCGCGGTGCGGGGCGGCTACGAAGGCGCCGTCGCCGCCGCGCTCGGCGCCGCCGCGGACGCCGTGGCCGTCACCGACGCCGACACCGCGGTCGCCGCCATCGACCACCTCAAGGCCGACGACCTCGGCCGGGCCGGCCTGCTGCTCGGCGGGGGATCCGCCGAGACCACGGCGTCCTGGCCCGCGCTGCCCCCCGGGACGTCGTACGCCGTCGACGTGGTCGAGTGCCCCGCCACGGTCCGTCCCGCCCTCAACCGGCTGCTGCGCAAGGTCGCCGTGGTCGACGACCTGGACGCGGCCCGGTCCCTCGTCGCCGGCCTGGCCGATGTCGTCGCGGTCACCCGCGACGGCGACCTGCTCGGCGCCCACTTCGCCTCCGGGGGCTCCCACGCCACCCAGAGCCTGATCGAGATCCAGGCCGCCGTCGACGAGGCCACCGAGGCGCTCGCCGAGGCGGTGGCCTCCGCCGAGCGGCTCGGCTTCGACCTGTCGCGGCTGGAGAGCGAGCGCGCCGAGGCCCAGCAGCGCGTCGACGTCGCGCTGGCCCGGCTGCACGAGTCCGACGCCACCCTCGCCGCGGTCGCCGAGGAGCTCGGCCAGCACGGCTCCCTCGCCCGGGCCGCGCGCGCCGAGGCCGAGCGGATGACCGAGGCCATCGCCCAGGCCGAGACCTCGCGCGAGCAGGCCCTGGTCGGCCTCGCCGAGCTCGAGCAGCGCCTGGCCGCGGCCGAGCAGGACACCGAGGAGGAGCCCGACACCACCGAGCAGGAGCGGCTCGTCGAGGTCACCCGCGCCGCTCGGCAGAGCGAGATGGAGGCCCGGCTCGCGCTGCGCACCTCCGAGGAGCGCGCCCGCGCCCTCCACGGCCGGGTCGACCAGATGCGCAAGGCCGCCGAGGCCGAGCGGCAGGCGCGGGCCCGGGCCGCCGAGCGCCGCGCCCGGCTCATCGCCGAGGGCCGCGCCGGCCAGGCCGTCGCCACCGCGGTGACCCACGTGCTCACCCGGCTCGAGACCTCCATCGAGGAGGCCACGCAGCGCCGGCAGTCCGTCGAGGACTCCCGCCGCGGCCGCGAGCAGGAGCTGATGACCGTCCGGCAGACGCTCCGCGACCTCGACCGCGAGCACCAGGAGCTGGTCAGCTCCGTCCACCGCGACGAGATGGCGCGCGCCCAGCAGCGGATGCGGATCGAGCAGATCGAGACCAAGGCGCTCGAGGAGCTCGGGCTCGAGCCCGACGGCCTGGTCGCCGACTACGGCCCGGACCAGCCGGTGCCCGTCCTCGAGCCGCCCGCCGAGGGCGAGACGCCCGCCCCCGGCGAGACGCCGGCCGGCAGCGCCGAGCAAGACGCGGACGACGCCGCCGGCGAGCCCGCGCCGCGCACCGTGCCCTACGTCCGCGAGGAGCAGGTCAAGCGACTCAAGACCGCCGAGAAGGCGCTGAGCATGCTGGGCCGGGTCAACCCGCTGGCGCTCGAGGAGTTCACCGCGATGGAGGAGCGCCACCAGTTCCTCTCCGAGCAGCTCGAGGACCTGCGCGCCACCCGCAAGGACCTGCTCGACATCGTCAAGGACGTCGACGACAAGGTCGAGCAGGTCTTCACCGAGGCCTACGCCGACGTCACCCGGGCCTTCGACCAGACCTTCGCCCGGCTCTTCCCCGGCGGCGAGGGCCGCCTGGTCCTCACCGACCCCTCCGACATGCTCGCCACCGGCGTCGAGGTCGAGGCCCGCCCGCCCGGGAAGAAGGTCAAGCGGCTCTCGCTGCTCTCCGGCGGCGAGCGGTCGCTCGTCGCGGTCGCCTTCCTGGTCGCCCTGTTCAAGGCCCGGCCCTCGCCGTTCTACATCCTCGACGAGGTCGAGGCCGCCCTCGACGACACCAACCTCGGCCGGCTGCTGGAGATCTACGAGGAGCTCCGCGAGAACTCCCAGCTCCTCGTCATCACCCACCAGAAGCGGACCATGGAGGTCGGCGACGCGCTCTACGGCGTCACCATGCGTGGCGACGGCGTCTCGGCGGTGATCAGCCAGCGGCTGCGCGAGGAGTCCGCTTGA
- a CDS encoding ammonium transporter: MLVSASLVLLMTAPGLALFYGGMSRTKSVLNMMMMSFSALGVVGIVYALWGWSMSYSSGTATADGATGAEIGKLFANPFTQFGLESTDPENYVFVAFQLTFAVITAALISGAVADRMKFSAWLVFLPIWVTLSYFPLAHMVWGGGLLSDVENGLADLLFAGDGAAAVAPIDYAGGTVVHINAGVAGLVLALLLGKRLGFGKEPMKPHNLTLTMIGAGLLWFGWFGFNVGSIVNLDDYTTETGLVWLNTTLATCAAMMGWLLVEKLRDGHATSLGAASGVVAGLVAITPSCGNLVPWSAIVLGLVAGGVCALAVGLKYRFGYDDSLDVVGVHLVGGLIGTIGVGFLASDSGGLLTGGGPRQLVVQVVVALFAMVWSAAATLIAALLVKAVVGLRIQEEDEVEGIDFVEHGEAAYDLTTGGGAARRTSLLSTSTPSEVSA; encoded by the coding sequence ATGTTGGTGTCGGCCTCGCTCGTCCTCTTGATGACCGCCCCTGGCCTGGCGCTCTTCTACGGCGGCATGAGCCGGACCAAGTCGGTGCTCAACATGATGATGATGTCCTTCAGCGCCCTCGGGGTGGTGGGCATCGTGTACGCGCTGTGGGGGTGGTCGATGTCCTACAGCTCGGGCACCGCCACCGCGGACGGCGCGACGGGCGCGGAGATCGGCAAGCTCTTCGCCAACCCGTTCACGCAGTTCGGACTCGAGAGCACCGACCCCGAGAACTACGTCTTCGTCGCCTTCCAGCTGACCTTCGCGGTGATCACCGCCGCGCTGATCAGCGGCGCGGTGGCGGACCGGATGAAGTTCTCCGCCTGGCTGGTCTTCCTGCCGATCTGGGTGACGCTGTCGTACTTCCCGCTGGCGCACATGGTCTGGGGCGGCGGCCTGCTCAGCGACGTCGAGAACGGCCTGGCCGACCTGCTGTTCGCCGGCGACGGCGCGGCCGCGGTGGCACCGATCGACTACGCCGGCGGCACGGTCGTCCACATCAACGCCGGTGTCGCGGGCCTGGTCCTCGCGCTGCTCCTCGGCAAGCGGCTCGGCTTCGGCAAGGAGCCGATGAAGCCGCACAACCTGACCCTGACGATGATCGGCGCCGGGCTGCTGTGGTTCGGCTGGTTCGGCTTCAACGTCGGCTCGATCGTCAACCTCGACGACTACACGACCGAGACCGGCCTGGTCTGGCTCAACACCACGCTCGCCACCTGCGCGGCGATGATGGGCTGGCTGCTGGTGGAGAAGCTCCGCGACGGCCACGCGACCTCCCTCGGCGCCGCCTCCGGCGTCGTGGCCGGCCTGGTCGCGATCACCCCGTCCTGCGGCAACCTCGTGCCCTGGAGCGCGATCGTGCTCGGCCTGGTCGCGGGCGGCGTGTGCGCGCTCGCCGTCGGCCTGAAGTACCGGTTCGGGTACGACGACTCGCTCGACGTCGTCGGCGTGCACCTCGTCGGCGGCCTGATCGGCACCATCGGCGTCGGCTTCCTCGCCTCCGACAGCGGCGGCCTGCTCACCGGCGGCGGCCCGCGCCAGCTGGTCGTGCAGGTCGTGGTCGCCCTCTTCGCCATGGTCTGGTCCGCGGCCGCCACCCTGATCGCCGCACTGCTGGTCAAGGCCGTCGTGGGCCTGCGGATCCAGGAGGAGGACGAGGTCGAGGGGATCGACTTCGTCGAGCACGGCGAGGCGGCCTACGATCTCACCACCGGCGGCGGCGCCGCCCGGCGTACCTCGCTCCTGAGCACGTCCACCCCTTCGGAGGTAAGCGCATGA